A window from Deinococcus aquiradiocola encodes these proteins:
- the bluB gene encoding 5,6-dimethylbenzimidazole synthase has protein sequence MPLHPDAALPAAPEPPDPGGKPLAFSRAERDAVYRAIHERRDVRSQFLPAPVPDEVLTRLLTAAHHAPSVGFMQPWDFILIDDPEVKRAVKALYTGANEQAARLFGGERGELYRRLKLEGIEDSPLNVVVTCSRTRGGPHVLGRTSSVDMDLFSTCLAVQNFWLAARAEGVGVGWVSILDEQELARLLQLPQDVVPLAYLCVGYVTEFLPEPELQARGWRARLPLEDLLHRNRWTPRGPT, from the coding sequence ATGCCGCTCCACCCTGACGCCGCCCTGCCTGCCGCTCCCGAACCTCCGGATCCAGGGGGAAAGCCGCTGGCGTTCTCACGCGCGGAGCGGGACGCCGTGTACCGCGCGATCCACGAACGGCGAGACGTGAGGTCGCAGTTCCTGCCTGCACCTGTCCCGGACGAGGTGCTGACGCGCCTGCTGACCGCCGCGCATCACGCGCCGTCCGTGGGATTCATGCAGCCGTGGGACTTCATCCTGATCGACGACCCGGAGGTGAAACGCGCCGTGAAGGCCCTGTACACCGGGGCGAACGAGCAGGCGGCGCGGCTGTTCGGCGGGGAGCGCGGGGAGCTGTACCGCCGCCTGAAACTGGAAGGCATCGAGGACAGTCCCCTGAACGTGGTGGTGACCTGCTCGCGCACCCGGGGCGGGCCGCACGTGCTGGGGCGCACGTCGTCCGTCGACATGGACCTCTTCAGCACGTGTCTGGCGGTGCAGAACTTCTGGCTGGCGGCGAGAGCCGAGGGGGTCGGGGTGGGCTGGGTCAGCATTCTCGACGAGCAGGAGCTCGCGCGGCTGCTGCAGCTCCCGCAGGACGTGGTGCCGCTCGCGTACCTGTGCGTGGGGTACGTCACTGAGTTCCTGCCGGAACCGGAGCTGCAGGCGCGCGGGTGGCGGGCACGCCTGCCGCTGGAGGACCTGCTGCACCGCAACCGCTGGACGCCGCGCGGGCCGACCTGA
- a CDS encoding metallophosphatase domain-containing protein encodes MQVVCLSDTHGHHGTLRLPPGDVLLHAGDFTHGGTVAEARAFLAWFSRAGTFTHRILVAGNHDLVFERDAARARTLLPPNVTYLQDSGVTCGGVTFWGSPVTPAHADYAFMKDPRDLPDHWARVPAGVDVLVTHGPPADLLDELHGGLHVGCPALLHALDRVRPAVHVFGHIHEGRGSQLRAGTVHVNAANCDRHNRPAHPPTVLHVSRLQASQVQPGGGRYACRILSA; translated from the coding sequence ATGCAGGTCGTCTGCCTCTCCGACACCCACGGTCACCACGGGACCCTCCGGCTCCCGCCAGGGGACGTGCTGCTGCACGCGGGGGACTTCACGCATGGCGGTACGGTGGCGGAGGCGCGCGCCTTTCTCGCGTGGTTCAGCCGCGCCGGGACCTTCACGCACCGCATCCTCGTCGCCGGGAACCACGACCTGGTCTTCGAGCGGGACGCCGCCCGCGCCCGGACCCTGCTGCCACCGAACGTCACGTACCTGCAGGACAGCGGCGTCACCTGCGGCGGCGTGACCTTCTGGGGCAGTCCCGTCACGCCCGCCCACGCCGACTACGCGTTCATGAAGGACCCGCGTGACCTGCCGGACCACTGGGCGCGCGTCCCGGCGGGCGTCGACGTGCTCGTCACGCACGGGCCGCCCGCCGACCTGCTCGACGAACTGCACGGTGGCCTGCACGTCGGCTGCCCGGCCCTGCTGCACGCCCTGGACCGGGTCCGCCCGGCCGTGCACGTGTTCGGGCACATCCACGAGGGACGCGGGTCGCAGCTTCGTGCCGGGACGGTGCACGTGAACGCCGCCAACTGCGACCGCCACAACCGGCCCGCGCACCCGCCCACGGTGCTGCACGTCTCACGGCTGCAGGCTTCGCAGGTTCAGCCGGGGGGCGGGCGGTACGCCTGCCGGATTCTCTCCGCCTGA
- a CDS encoding HD domain-containing phosphohydrolase, whose amino-acid sequence MSDLPTTPPSGSDSADPVAARALAQLRALEQSLLDLLNAPQPSSETLGLAQEFVQRARESSDPAVEGGAQELLARAHLQVDAYREAAAALREATRLHGVSGDAHRQADAHVLAGKMHLNLGQYDEAETHLQAALRLLDGADLPALHATALNHLAGVQYGRGDASGALLTLGDALKLWTAHGDARGRTHCLTNIGTLQHALGQYHAGIVSLTEAYGTAQRDLHDPEAEMFILNSLGDLHAAMRDHGLAMEVTRGALEIAQRLGHRLMIATGHLNLGTFALEAGLDAEAEAYLETALARNREIGNGTGELATLDSLGRVYARTGRHAQATEAFAAALSLAGTLEDLPGELETRLHLAEAHVAANEPDHALPHLERALSLARSSGNPRMEADAFRLLSDAAEQKGEYRAALQHTREHLRLKDSLFHVERDRQTRNLSIQFEVERARHDADVYRVRTEVEQDARIVAEQLVLERTAELARAQQEVVTRLAVAAEYRDDTTGEHTRRVGRAAARIARALGWTEERARLLGIAARLHDVGKIGIPDSVLLKPGRLTPDEFRLMQGHTRIGARILSGGRSELLRLAEEVAMTHHERWDGRGYPQGLSGEDIPISGRIVALADVYDALTQARPYKAAWTAKDALTELRRASGTQFDPLIVPTALRVLEGLHEQALDDAEHDGDVMDREDTTRILGVFDQLLLERTRDLEAARQEAERRGSALARLEVTDALTDLPNRQAFESDLEAAFLTHREAGLTAGPGEVHLLTFDLDDLKGVNDRLGREVGDRVLRAFALALQDAPDDLGRAYRLGGDVFAMIVHAPVTPAQADALRERLLTSARQADLPSFGVSVGAASAPGDAATPGELRRASERRMLADKRRRRQP is encoded by the coding sequence TTGTCTGACCTTCCCACCACTCCTCCTTCCGGTTCAGATTCCGCCGATCCCGTCGCCGCCAGGGCACTCGCGCAGCTGCGTGCCCTGGAACAGTCCCTGCTTGACCTCCTGAACGCGCCCCAGCCGTCTTCCGAGACGCTGGGGCTCGCTCAGGAGTTCGTGCAGCGGGCCCGTGAATCGTCTGACCCGGCCGTGGAGGGCGGCGCGCAGGAACTGCTGGCACGCGCTCACCTTCAGGTGGACGCGTACCGGGAGGCGGCAGCGGCCCTGCGGGAGGCGACCCGCCTGCACGGCGTGAGCGGCGACGCGCACCGGCAGGCGGACGCGCACGTGCTGGCCGGGAAGATGCACCTGAACCTCGGGCAGTACGACGAGGCCGAGACGCACCTGCAGGCCGCGCTGCGCCTGCTGGACGGCGCGGACCTGCCGGCCCTGCACGCCACGGCCCTGAATCACCTGGCGGGCGTGCAGTACGGACGCGGCGACGCGAGCGGAGCGCTCCTCACGCTGGGGGACGCGCTGAAGCTGTGGACGGCGCACGGAGACGCGCGAGGCCGCACGCACTGCCTGACGAACATCGGAACGCTGCAGCACGCGCTCGGGCAGTACCACGCGGGAATCGTGTCGCTGACGGAGGCGTACGGGACGGCGCAGCGGGACCTGCACGACCCGGAAGCCGAGATGTTCATCCTGAACAGCCTCGGCGACCTGCATGCCGCGATGCGCGACCACGGGCTGGCGATGGAGGTGACGCGCGGCGCGTTGGAGATCGCGCAGCGCCTCGGGCACCGGCTGATGATCGCGACCGGGCACCTGAACCTGGGCACCTTCGCGCTGGAGGCGGGACTGGACGCCGAGGCCGAAGCGTACCTGGAGACCGCACTCGCCCGGAACCGCGAGATCGGCAACGGGACCGGGGAGCTCGCGACGCTCGACAGCCTGGGCCGCGTGTACGCGCGAACCGGGCGGCACGCACAGGCGACGGAGGCGTTCGCTGCGGCCCTCTCGCTCGCCGGAACGCTCGAGGACTTGCCGGGCGAACTTGAAACGCGGCTGCACCTCGCCGAAGCGCACGTCGCAGCGAACGAGCCGGACCACGCCCTCCCGCACCTGGAGCGCGCCCTGAGTCTCGCCCGGTCGAGCGGCAACCCGCGCATGGAGGCCGACGCGTTCCGCCTGCTGAGCGACGCGGCCGAACAGAAAGGCGAGTACCGCGCGGCCCTGCAGCACACCCGCGAGCACCTGCGCCTCAAGGATTCTCTCTTCCACGTGGAACGCGACCGGCAGACCCGTAACCTCAGCATCCAGTTCGAGGTGGAACGCGCCCGGCACGACGCCGACGTGTACCGCGTCCGGACGGAGGTGGAACAGGACGCCCGGATCGTCGCCGAGCAGCTCGTGCTGGAACGCACGGCGGAGCTCGCGCGGGCGCAGCAGGAGGTCGTGACGCGCCTCGCGGTCGCCGCCGAGTACCGCGACGACACCACCGGCGAGCACACGCGCCGGGTGGGCCGCGCCGCCGCCCGCATCGCGCGCGCGCTCGGGTGGACGGAGGAACGCGCGCGCCTGCTGGGCATCGCGGCCCGCCTGCACGATGTCGGCAAGATCGGCATTCCCGATTCGGTGCTGCTGAAACCGGGCCGTCTCACGCCCGACGAGTTCCGGCTGATGCAGGGCCACACCCGGATCGGGGCGCGCATCCTGTCGGGCGGCCGTTCGGAACTGCTGCGCCTCGCGGAGGAAGTGGCCATGACGCACCACGAACGCTGGGACGGGCGCGGCTACCCGCAGGGCCTGAGCGGTGAGGACATCCCGATCAGCGGGCGGATCGTGGCGCTCGCGGACGTGTACGACGCGCTCACGCAGGCCCGGCCGTACAAGGCCGCCTGGACGGCGAAAGACGCACTGACAGAACTGAGGCGGGCGTCCGGCACGCAGTTCGACCCGCTGATCGTCCCGACGGCGCTGCGCGTGCTGGAAGGACTGCACGAACAGGCGCTCGACGACGCCGAGCACGACGGGGACGTGATGGACCGCGAGGACACCACCCGTATCCTCGGCGTGTTCGATCAGCTGCTGCTGGAACGCACGCGGGACCTCGAAGCCGCGCGGCAGGAGGCGGAACGGCGCGGATCGGCCCTCGCGCGCCTGGAGGTCACGGACGCCCTGACGGACCTCCCGAACCGGCAGGCTTTCGAGTCGGACCTGGAGGCGGCGTTCCTCACGCACAGGGAGGCCGGGCTGACCGCCGGGCCGGGCGAGGTGCACCTGCTGACCTTCGATCTCGACGACCTGAAAGGCGTCAACGACCGCCTGGGCCGCGAGGTCGGCGACCGGGTCCTGCGGGCGTTCGCGCTGGCACTGCAGGACGCGCCGGACGACCTGGGACGGGCGTACCGGCTCGGCGGGGACGTGTTCGCCATGATCGTGCACGCGCCCGTCACACCTGCACAGGCGGACGCCCTCCGTGAACGTCTGCTGACGTCGGCCAGGCAGGCGGACCTGCCGAGCTTCGGCGTGAGCGTGGGCGCGGCGTCCGCGCCCGGCGACGCCGCCACGCCCGGCGAGCTGCGCCGCGCGAGCGAGCGCCGCATGCTGGCCGACAAACGCCGCCGCCGCCAGCCCTGA
- a CDS encoding pyruvate carboxyltransferase yields MTHPHTHAVPDPATPELYPDTFPPDRFPQYRWTPPATLPAQAWTTETTHRDGQQGGLPLTAEQGVRIYDLMCAFTGTSGAVRQAEFFVYHPADRAMLQAAVERHASGAPVEPTTWIRATRRDADLVSALGVRETGMLASASDYHTFHKFTPGGRAQAATTYLDAVQAVLDAGLRPRLHLEDATRAPEAFLLPFVTAVQDLASRYGEAQRPKFRLCDTLGLGLPYETVEWPRSVPRLVQALRAAGVPPELMEFHPHNDTHLGVANCLAAVTAGCAVINGTLLGKGERTGNAPLEGVLLHLLGMGFMPDGSPDFHVLNDLAALYDTLGQGVPAQYPLFGRDAHRTRAGIHADGLNKFWPMYAPFDVPRLLGRPLELSLTRDSGLAGLVFLIHSHTGVTVPKGDARLQALHADLTRDFEAGRQTAVEWEEIAGRVHAWLPREVVPHS; encoded by the coding sequence ATGACGCACCCGCACACGCACGCCGTCCCGGACCCGGCCACGCCCGAACTCTACCCGGACACCTTCCCCCCGGACCGCTTCCCGCAGTACCGCTGGACGCCGCCCGCCACCCTGCCCGCACAGGCCTGGACGACCGAAACCACCCACCGCGACGGACAGCAGGGCGGCCTGCCGCTCACGGCAGAGCAGGGCGTCCGCATCTACGACCTGATGTGCGCCTTCACCGGCACGAGCGGCGCCGTCCGGCAGGCGGAATTTTTCGTGTACCACCCCGCCGACCGCGCCATGCTGCAGGCCGCCGTGGAACGCCACGCGAGCGGCGCGCCCGTCGAGCCGACCACCTGGATCCGGGCGACGCGCCGCGACGCGGACCTCGTGTCGGCGCTCGGCGTGCGCGAAACCGGCATGCTCGCCAGCGCCAGCGACTACCACACCTTCCACAAGTTCACGCCCGGCGGACGCGCACAGGCGGCCACGACGTACCTGGACGCGGTGCAGGCCGTGCTGGACGCGGGCCTGCGGCCCAGACTGCACCTCGAGGACGCCACGCGCGCCCCGGAAGCGTTCCTGCTGCCGTTCGTGACGGCCGTGCAGGACCTCGCCTCCAGGTACGGCGAGGCGCAGCGCCCGAAGTTCCGGCTGTGCGACACGCTCGGGCTGGGCCTGCCCTATGAGACGGTCGAATGGCCGCGCAGCGTGCCGCGCCTCGTGCAGGCCCTGCGGGCGGCAGGGGTGCCGCCGGAGTTGATGGAGTTCCACCCGCACAACGACACGCACCTCGGCGTCGCGAACTGCCTCGCGGCGGTCACGGCGGGCTGCGCCGTCATCAACGGCACGCTGCTCGGCAAGGGTGAACGCACCGGGAACGCCCCACTGGAGGGCGTGCTCCTGCACCTGCTCGGCATGGGGTTCATGCCGGACGGCTCGCCGGACTTCCACGTCCTGAACGATCTCGCGGCGCTGTACGACACGCTCGGCCAGGGCGTGCCCGCCCAGTACCCGCTGTTCGGCCGGGACGCGCACCGCACCCGCGCCGGGATTCATGCGGACGGCCTGAACAAGTTCTGGCCGATGTACGCGCCCTTCGACGTGCCGCGCCTGCTGGGCCGCCCGCTCGAACTGAGCCTCACGCGCGACAGCGGCCTCGCGGGCCTCGTGTTCCTGATCCACTCACACACCGGCGTCACCGTCCCGAAGGGCGACGCGCGGCTGCAGGCGCTGCACGCCGACCTCACCCGCGACTTCGAGGCGGGCCGTCAGACGGCCGTCGAGTGGGAGGAGATCGCCGGACGCGTGCACGCCTGGCTTCCACGGGAGGTCGTGCCCCACAGCTGA
- a CDS encoding zinc-dependent alcohol dehydrogenase, translating into MKAVVWHGIGDIRLDDVPEPRLQKPTDAVVRITASAICGTDLHFIRGTMSGMVPGTILGHEGVGVVEQVGKDVRNFAPGDRVVIPSTVSCGACPQCRMGNTAQCDVANPNGPAAGTSFYGGPKLSGPFDGLQAEKARIAYAHASLVKLPDNVSDEQAILLSDIFPTAYFGAELAGVKTGSVVVVLGCGPVGQFAIISAKLQGATRVIAVDRLPDRLGKARENGAETINFEEEDPVKAVLRLTEQTGADCVIDAVGVDAQHAHHGPARPDAEKKRQFEQEVEKFAPDADPTPDGQWVPGDAPTQAAEWAIEMVRKAGQIGVIGVYSPDVTSYPLGKAMNKNLTVRMGNCNHRTIIPKLVDLVAAGVVDPTRIITEHEHMEDAISAYEAFDKREPGWLKVELQPQA; encoded by the coding sequence ATGAAAGCAGTGGTATGGCACGGCATAGGCGACATCCGACTCGACGACGTTCCCGAACCCAGACTCCAGAAGCCCACCGACGCGGTCGTGCGGATCACGGCCAGCGCGATCTGCGGTACGGACCTCCACTTCATTCGCGGCACCATGAGCGGCATGGTGCCCGGCACCATCCTCGGGCATGAGGGGGTCGGCGTCGTCGAACAGGTCGGCAAGGACGTCCGCAACTTCGCGCCCGGCGACCGGGTCGTGATTCCGTCCACCGTCTCCTGCGGCGCCTGCCCGCAGTGCCGGATGGGCAACACTGCGCAGTGTGACGTCGCCAATCCCAATGGCCCGGCCGCTGGCACGTCCTTCTACGGCGGACCGAAACTCTCCGGACCGTTCGACGGGCTGCAGGCCGAGAAGGCCCGGATCGCGTACGCGCACGCCAGCCTCGTGAAACTCCCGGACAACGTCTCGGACGAACAGGCGATCCTGCTGTCTGACATCTTTCCCACCGCGTACTTCGGCGCTGAACTCGCTGGCGTGAAGACCGGCAGTGTCGTGGTCGTGCTCGGCTGCGGACCGGTCGGGCAGTTCGCGATCATCAGCGCGAAACTGCAGGGCGCGACCCGCGTGATCGCGGTGGATCGCCTGCCTGACCGCCTGGGCAAGGCCCGCGAGAACGGCGCCGAGACCATCAATTTCGAGGAAGAGGATCCTGTGAAGGCCGTCCTACGGCTGACCGAGCAGACCGGTGCGGACTGCGTGATCGACGCGGTCGGCGTGGACGCCCAGCACGCCCACCACGGCCCTGCACGACCTGACGCCGAGAAGAAACGGCAGTTCGAGCAGGAGGTCGAGAAGTTCGCGCCGGACGCGGACCCTACCCCGGACGGCCAGTGGGTGCCCGGTGACGCGCCCACCCAGGCGGCCGAGTGGGCGATCGAGATGGTCCGCAAGGCCGGGCAGATCGGCGTGATCGGCGTGTACTCGCCGGACGTGACCTCTTACCCGCTCGGGAAGGCCATGAACAAGAACCTCACCGTCCGGATGGGCAACTGTAACCACCGGACCATCATCCCGAAGCTCGTGGACCTCGTCGCGGCCGGTGTGGTGGACCCCACCCGCATCATCACCGAGCACGAGCACATGGAGGACGCCATCAGCGCCTACGAGGCCTTCGACAAGCGCGAGCCCGGCTGGTTGAAGGTCGAACTGCAGCCGCAGGCCTGA
- a CDS encoding alpha/beta hydrolase → MRDTPRTTFRRAAWALAALAAALAFVGRARTYRRLDPQLRAPLLRFRVPSMTPGIVRVLRRRERPLPPPTGVSFEVRHVPVGGGAPPVRVGLYRPLGGQRNTAALLWIHGGGYVMGSADGYHAEGERYASELGLLVVNVDYRLAPETPFPGPLEDCYAALRWTALHATELGIDPGRIAVAGDSAGGGLAAALVQLAHDRAEVTPAFQLLLYPMLDDRTTLRPDHAGRGEYVWSPGSNRMGWTAYLGRAPQESHAPEYAAPARREDLRGLAPGWIGVGTLDLFFPEDREYARRLNAAGVPCELHEVPGGYHASERFAPDAAVSRAFIASGTAALKRGLKLD, encoded by the coding sequence ATGCGCGACACACCCCGCACCACTTTCCGCCGCGCGGCGTGGGCTTTGGCGGCCCTCGCGGCGGCGCTCGCCTTCGTGGGCCGTGCCCGCACGTATCGGCGCCTTGATCCGCAGCTGCGCGCCCCCCTGCTGAGGTTCCGTGTTCCCAGCATGACGCCAGGCATCGTGCGCGTCCTGCGTCGCCGGGAGCGCCCGCTGCCGCCCCCGACCGGCGTGTCGTTCGAGGTCCGGCACGTGCCGGTCGGGGGCGGCGCGCCGCCTGTCCGTGTCGGCCTGTACCGTCCGCTGGGCGGTCAGCGCAACACGGCCGCCCTCCTGTGGATCCACGGTGGCGGGTACGTGATGGGCAGCGCCGACGGGTACCACGCGGAAGGCGAACGCTACGCCTCGGAGCTCGGGCTGCTCGTCGTGAACGTCGACTACCGCCTGGCACCAGAAACGCCGTTCCCAGGCCCGCTCGAAGACTGCTACGCCGCACTTCGCTGGACGGCCCTGCATGCCACGGAACTCGGCATCGACCCTGGCCGGATCGCCGTCGCGGGCGACAGTGCCGGAGGCGGACTCGCGGCGGCCCTCGTGCAGCTCGCGCACGACCGCGCCGAGGTCACGCCTGCGTTCCAGCTGCTGCTCTACCCCATGCTGGACGACCGCACCACCCTCCGGCCGGACCATGCCGGACGCGGCGAGTACGTGTGGAGCCCCGGCTCGAACCGCATGGGCTGGACCGCGTATCTGGGCCGCGCCCCGCAGGAGAGTCACGCTCCCGAGTATGCTGCTCCTGCCCGCCGCGAGGACCTGCGAGGCCTCGCGCCCGGCTGGATCGGTGTCGGTACCCTTGACCTCTTTTTCCCCGAGGACCGCGAGTACGCCCGGCGACTGAATGCCGCGGGCGTCCCCTGCGAGCTGCATGAGGTGCCGGGCGGGTACCATGCCAGCGAGCGTTTCGCGCCGGACGCCGCCGTCTCCCGGGCCTTCATCGCCAGCGGCACAGCTGCCCTAAAACGCGGTCTGAAGCTCGACTGA
- a CDS encoding FAD-dependent oxidoreductase, with product MITPDLLRPLDLFSSLTDDALEDVAHVSADVRLNEGEYLLQEGDAASFYVLLEGEIDVTKEVNGVVHPLDTYFPGDSFGELPILLGSPAAATLHARTAIRALRLEPLDFTALLAQSEGLSAAVMRNLTRRVGNLKRATLQGAPAITTLVGEAADLDCLGLREFLARNQLPFRWLDPADGCDLSDLPAEAQQAPQPTVVLPDGEVLSRPHVRDLAERLGLQVAPTLGEYDLVVIGGGPAGLAAAVYAASEGLCTLLVEKNAPGGQAGTSSRIENYLGFPNGLSGDELSARALRQARRFGAEVLATREVTALHPGHGAPHEVELDGGERVQARSVIIATGVEWRTLPLAGAERLTGRGVMYGAARTEAPRTRGRDVYLIGGGNSAGQAAMHFSSYAERVTLLIRADRIEKGMSQYLIDQLHGKANVTVCLNCEVTALHGEAALEGLTVRDTRSGEERHVDTDALFVFIGADARTDWLDGTVKRDERGYVCTGLDFGREDWPLRRDPFLLETSLPGVFAVGDVRRGSIKRVAAGVGEGSMSVALVHEYLAGRD from the coding sequence ATGATCACGCCTGACCTGCTGCGCCCGCTGGACCTGTTCTCGTCCCTGACCGACGACGCGCTGGAGGACGTCGCGCACGTCAGCGCCGACGTGCGCCTCAACGAGGGCGAGTACCTGCTGCAGGAAGGGGACGCCGCGTCCTTCTACGTGCTGCTCGAAGGCGAGATCGACGTGACGAAGGAAGTGAACGGCGTCGTCCACCCGCTCGACACGTACTTCCCCGGCGACTCCTTCGGGGAACTGCCGATCCTGCTCGGCTCGCCCGCCGCTGCCACACTGCACGCCCGGACCGCCATCCGGGCGCTGAGGCTCGAACCGCTGGACTTCACGGCGCTCCTCGCGCAGTCGGAGGGCCTGTCGGCCGCCGTGATGCGCAACCTGACGCGCCGCGTCGGGAACCTGAAACGCGCGACGCTGCAGGGCGCGCCCGCCATCACCACCCTCGTCGGCGAGGCGGCCGACCTCGACTGCCTGGGCCTGCGCGAATTCCTGGCGCGCAACCAGCTCCCATTCCGCTGGCTGGACCCCGCCGACGGCTGCGACCTGTCGGACCTGCCCGCTGAAGCGCAGCAGGCGCCTCAGCCGACGGTCGTGCTGCCGGACGGCGAGGTGCTCAGCCGCCCGCACGTCCGGGACCTCGCCGAGCGCCTCGGGCTGCAGGTCGCCCCCACCCTCGGGGAGTACGACCTCGTCGTGATCGGCGGCGGCCCGGCGGGGCTCGCGGCGGCCGTGTACGCCGCGTCCGAGGGCCTGTGCACGCTGCTGGTCGAGAAGAACGCCCCGGGCGGGCAGGCGGGCACCAGCAGCCGCATCGAGAACTACCTCGGCTTCCCGAACGGCCTGAGCGGCGACGAACTCAGCGCCCGCGCCCTGCGTCAGGCCCGGCGCTTCGGCGCGGAAGTCCTCGCGACGCGCGAGGTGACGGCCCTGCACCCCGGCCACGGCGCGCCGCACGAGGTGGAACTCGACGGCGGGGAGCGCGTGCAGGCGCGCAGCGTCATCATCGCGACCGGCGTGGAGTGGCGCACCCTGCCGCTCGCGGGCGCCGAACGCCTCACCGGGCGCGGCGTCATGTACGGCGCCGCCCGGACCGAAGCGCCCCGCACGCGCGGCCGGGACGTGTACCTCATCGGCGGCGGGAACTCCGCCGGGCAGGCCGCCATGCACTTCAGCAGCTACGCCGAGCGCGTCACCCTGCTCATCCGCGCGGACCGGATCGAGAAGGGCATGTCGCAGTACCTGATCGACCAGCTGCACGGCAAGGCGAACGTCACCGTGTGCCTGAACTGCGAGGTCACGGCCCTGCACGGCGAGGCGGCCCTCGAAGGCCTCACGGTCCGCGACACCCGCAGCGGCGAGGAACGCCACGTGGACACGGACGCCCTGTTCGTGTTCATCGGCGCGGACGCCCGCACCGACTGGCTGGACGGCACCGTCAAGCGCGACGAACGCGGCTACGTCTGCACCGGCCTGGATTTCGGGCGGGAGGACTGGCCGCTGCGGCGCGACCCCTTCCTGCTGGAGACGAGTCTGCCCGGCGTGTTCGCCGTCGGCGACGTGCGGCGCGGCTCCATCAAGCGCGTCGCGGCGGGCGTCGGCGAGGGCAGCATGAGCGTCGCCCTGGTCCACGAGTACCTCGCGGGCCGCGACTGA
- a CDS encoding citrate/2-methylcitrate synthase, whose amino-acid sequence MATTLTASEATERLGVNRATLYAYVSRGLIRSEAGEGPSRARRYSAEDVETLVRRRDDRRDPQRTVQGALRWGAPLLESELTLIRDGQVWYRGRDAVRLAERATLEVTAGLLWTGEPVPVPLPLRLQFAHLPLLPGTGLLEAYGHALTLAGARDLQASDARPQAQATNAARVLALMFAVTERAGSIPAAPDLPLHERLGRAWAGGNAALTDLLRRALVLTADHELNLSSFTVRCAASSGASLHHAVLAGLCALQGHRHGLGVQACQELLGDTETHGARDALRRTLRHARTLPGFGHPLYPDGDPRAAALLAPIQAAFPDHPAVRAATALTRAVQDDLGERPTVDLPLAVLARLTGGPPERGVALFALGRTVGWLAHAAEEARQGQLIRPRARYVGPPPGQDDLRPVSLPGLHAR is encoded by the coding sequence ATGGCGACGACCCTGACAGCCTCCGAGGCGACCGAGCGGCTCGGCGTGAACCGCGCGACGCTGTACGCGTACGTGAGCCGCGGCCTGATCCGCTCCGAGGCAGGCGAGGGCCCCAGCCGCGCCCGGCGGTACTCCGCTGAGGACGTGGAGACCCTCGTGCGTCGGCGCGACGACCGCCGTGACCCGCAGCGCACCGTGCAGGGCGCGCTGCGCTGGGGCGCGCCGCTGCTGGAGTCCGAACTGACGCTCATCCGGGACGGGCAGGTGTGGTACAGGGGGCGGGACGCCGTGCGCCTCGCGGAGCGCGCGACGCTGGAGGTCACGGCGGGCCTGCTGTGGACGGGCGAGCCCGTCCCGGTGCCGCTCCCGCTGCGCCTGCAGTTCGCGCACCTGCCGCTGCTGCCCGGCACGGGCCTGCTCGAAGCGTACGGGCACGCCCTCACGCTGGCGGGCGCGCGGGACCTGCAGGCGAGCGACGCGCGCCCGCAGGCGCAGGCGACGAACGCCGCCCGGGTGCTCGCCCTGATGTTCGCGGTCACGGAACGCGCCGGGAGCATCCCCGCCGCGCCGGACCTGCCGCTGCACGAACGGCTCGGGCGGGCCTGGGCGGGCGGAAACGCGGCCCTGACGGACCTGCTGCGCCGCGCGCTCGTCCTCACGGCCGATCACGAACTGAACCTGTCGAGCTTCACGGTGCGCTGCGCGGCGTCCAGCGGCGCGAGCCTGCACCACGCGGTCCTGGCAGGCCTGTGCGCCCTGCAGGGACACCGGCACGGGCTGGGCGTGCAGGCCTGCCAGGAGCTGCTGGGGGACACCGAAACGCACGGCGCGCGGGACGCCCTGCGCCGCACCCTGCGGCACGCGCGGACCCTGCCGGGCTTCGGGCACCCGCTGTACCCGGACGGCGACCCGCGCGCCGCCGCGCTCCTCGCGCCGATCCAGGCGGCCTTCCCGGACCATCCCGCCGTGCGCGCCGCGACGGCCCTCACGCGCGCCGTGCAGGACGACCTCGGGGAGCGGCCCACCGTGGACCTCCCGCTCGCGGTCCTCGCCCGCCTGACCGGCGGACCACCTGAGCGCGGCGTGGCACTCTTCGCGCTCGGCCGCACGGTCGGCTGGCTCGCGCACGCGGCCGAGGAGGCAAGGCAGGGGCAGCTCATCCGCCCGCGCGCGCGGTACGTCGGCCCCCCTCCCGGCCAGGACGACCTGCGGCCCGTCAGCCTTCCCGGCCTGCACGCACGGTAG